The proteins below are encoded in one region of Amycolatopsis magusensis:
- a CDS encoding CTP synthase, whose translation MHQARTTKHVFVTGGVASSLGKGLTASSLGQLLTSRGLRVTMQKLDPYLNVDPGTMNPFQHGEVFVTEDGAETDLDIGHYERFLDRDLNGSANVTTGQVYSQVIAKERRGEYLGDTVQVIPHITDEIKSRILAMAEPDAEDRRPDVVITEVGGTVGDIESLPFLEACRQVRHDVGRDNCFFLHVSLVPYLAPSGELKTKPTQHSVAALRNIGIQPDALVCRADRDIPDELKRKIGLMCDVDTEAVVACPDAPSIYDIPKVLHREALDAYVVRRLGLPFRDVDWTVWGDLLDRVHNPAETVRVAVVGKYIDLPDAYLSVTEALRAGGFANRAKVEIVWIASDELETPAGAASLLSDVDGVLVPGGFGVRGIEGKIGAITYARTRGLPALGLCLGLQCMVIDAARNLAGITDADSAEFDEQTRHPVISTMADQRDVVAGERDMGGTMRLGAYPAKLQPGSQVAKAYGQTEISERHRHRYEVNNAYREQLAEAGLVFSGTSPDDRLVEFVELPADVHPFFVGTQAHPELKSRPTRPHPLFDSFIRAVVAYRTADRLPVSLPEPTVGASS comes from the coding sequence GTGCATCAAGCACGTACTACCAAGCACGTATTCGTGACCGGGGGCGTCGCCTCCTCACTGGGCAAGGGACTCACCGCCTCGAGCCTCGGCCAGTTGCTCACTTCGCGCGGCCTGCGGGTCACCATGCAGAAGCTGGATCCGTACCTCAACGTCGATCCCGGCACGATGAACCCCTTCCAGCACGGCGAGGTCTTCGTCACCGAGGACGGCGCCGAGACCGATCTGGACATCGGCCACTACGAGCGCTTCCTCGACCGCGACCTGAACGGCTCGGCGAACGTGACCACCGGCCAGGTGTACTCGCAGGTGATCGCCAAGGAGCGGCGCGGTGAATACCTCGGGGACACCGTCCAGGTGATCCCGCACATCACCGACGAGATCAAGTCGCGCATCCTGGCGATGGCCGAGCCGGACGCCGAGGACCGCCGTCCCGACGTGGTGATCACCGAGGTCGGCGGCACGGTCGGCGACATCGAGTCGCTGCCGTTCCTCGAGGCCTGCCGCCAGGTGCGCCACGACGTCGGCCGCGACAACTGCTTCTTCCTGCACGTCTCGCTGGTGCCCTACCTGGCGCCATCGGGCGAGCTGAAGACCAAGCCGACCCAGCACTCCGTGGCGGCGCTGCGCAACATCGGCATCCAGCCCGACGCGCTGGTCTGCCGGGCCGACCGGGACATCCCGGACGAGCTCAAGCGCAAGATCGGCCTGATGTGCGATGTGGACACCGAAGCCGTGGTCGCCTGCCCGGACGCGCCGTCCATCTACGACATCCCCAAGGTCCTGCACCGCGAAGCGCTCGACGCCTACGTCGTGCGCCGCCTCGGCCTGCCGTTCCGCGACGTCGACTGGACGGTGTGGGGCGACCTGCTCGACCGCGTGCACAACCCGGCCGAGACCGTGCGCGTCGCGGTGGTGGGCAAGTACATCGACCTGCCCGACGCCTACCTCTCGGTGACCGAAGCGCTGCGCGCGGGCGGGTTCGCCAACCGTGCCAAGGTGGAGATCGTCTGGATCGCCTCCGACGAGCTCGAGACCCCGGCCGGCGCGGCCAGCCTTCTGTCCGATGTGGACGGTGTGCTGGTGCCGGGTGGCTTCGGCGTGCGCGGTATCGAGGGCAAGATCGGGGCGATCACCTACGCCCGCACCCGTGGCCTGCCCGCGCTCGGGCTGTGCCTCGGCCTGCAGTGCATGGTGATCGACGCGGCCCGCAACCTGGCCGGGATCACCGACGCGGACTCCGCGGAGTTCGACGAGCAGACCCGGCACCCGGTGATCTCCACCATGGCCGACCAGCGCGACGTGGTGGCCGGTGAGCGCGACATGGGCGGCACCATGCGGCTCGGCGCCTACCCGGCGAAGCTGCAGCCCGGTTCACAGGTGGCCAAGGCGTACGGGCAGACCGAGATCTCCGAGCGCCACCGCCACCGCTACGAGGTGAACAACGCCTACCGCGAGCAGCTCGCCGAAGCCGGGCTGGTGTTCTCCGGCACCTCGCCGGACGACCGGCTGGTGGAGTTCGTCGAGCTGCCCGCCGACGTGCACCCGTTCTTCGTCGGCACGCAGGCGCACCCGGAGCTCAAGAGCCGCCCGACGCGCCCGCACCCGCTGTTCGACTCGTTCATCCGCGCGGTGGTCGCCTACCGCACCGCGGACCGCCTTCCGGTGAGCCTGCCGGAGCCGACCGTGGGCGCTTCCTCGTGA
- a CDS encoding NUDIX domain-containing protein — MSAPGSHEFTVASTEDIHIGRVVGLRVDEVVMPGGDTARREVAEHLGAVAVAALDDTGALTLIHQYRHPLGRRIWELPAGLTDKPGEEPVVAAARELVEEAGLKAERWETLVDVAASPGFTDEVVRVFLARDLSEVDREVLGEEEADLVIRKVPLDEAVRMALHGELVNGATVAGVLATHAVLSGAAETRAPDAPWRDRPYRFAART, encoded by the coding sequence GTGAGCGCACCCGGTAGCCACGAGTTCACCGTCGCGTCCACTGAGGACATCCACATCGGACGCGTGGTCGGGCTGCGGGTGGACGAGGTGGTCATGCCGGGCGGGGACACCGCCCGGCGTGAGGTGGCCGAGCACCTCGGCGCGGTGGCCGTGGCCGCGCTCGACGACACCGGCGCGCTCACGCTGATCCACCAGTACCGGCACCCGCTGGGCCGCCGGATCTGGGAGCTGCCCGCCGGGCTGACCGACAAGCCCGGCGAGGAGCCCGTCGTGGCGGCCGCGCGCGAGCTGGTCGAGGAAGCCGGGCTCAAGGCCGAACGCTGGGAGACGCTGGTCGACGTGGCCGCCTCGCCGGGGTTCACCGACGAGGTGGTCCGGGTGTTCCTGGCCCGCGACCTGTCCGAAGTGGACCGCGAGGTGCTCGGCGAGGAGGAGGCGGATCTGGTGATCCGTAAGGTCCCGCTGGACGAGGCGGTGCGGATGGCGCTGCACGGCGAGCTGGTCAACGGGGCGACCGTGGCCGGTGTGCTCGCCACGCACGCGGTGCTCTCCGGCGCGGCGGAAACCCGCGCGCCGGACGCGCCGTGGCGTGACCGCCCGTACCGGTTCGCCGCCCGTACCTAG
- a CDS encoding DUF1707 domain-containing protein, whose protein sequence is MTTSPDPDAVRIGTFEREQCVEALGVHFAEGRLETTEYEERVTTALGAQKKSDLVPLFADLPDPHPPVLRPPAPIPAYGQYPQPVYGYTPAARGMSDKSKLTTGLLQIVLPFGIGRFYAGHVGIGVAQLMVVLFTCGAGVLWPIIDGIIILANGGHDGQGRRLID, encoded by the coding sequence GTGACGACATCGCCAGATCCGGACGCCGTGCGCATCGGCACCTTCGAGCGCGAGCAGTGCGTGGAAGCCCTCGGGGTGCACTTCGCCGAGGGACGCCTCGAGACCACCGAGTACGAGGAGCGGGTGACCACCGCGCTGGGCGCTCAGAAGAAGTCGGACCTGGTCCCGTTGTTCGCCGACCTGCCCGACCCGCACCCGCCGGTGCTGCGGCCGCCGGCGCCGATCCCGGCGTACGGGCAGTACCCGCAGCCGGTGTACGGCTACACCCCGGCGGCGCGCGGCATGTCGGACAAGTCGAAGCTGACCACCGGCCTGCTGCAGATCGTGCTGCCGTTCGGCATCGGCCGGTTCTACGCCGGGCACGTCGGCATCGGCGTGGCCCAGCTCATGGTCGTCCTGTTCACCTGCGGCGCCGGGGTGCTGTGGCCGATCATCGACGGCATCATCATCCTGGCCAACGGCGGCCACGACGGCCAGGGCCGCCGCCTCATCGACTAG
- the xerD gene encoding site-specific tyrosine recombinase XerD: protein MIKAYLNHLTVERGTAKNTLESYARDLRRYAAHLEAAGVTDFTRVSPEHIAAFGAGLREGDEDHQPLAASSSARALVAVRGLHRFAHADGLTEQDPAREVRPPAAARRLPKALPVDQVLKLLDTPPAEGDRPLRDRALLELLYSTGARISEAVGLDLDDIDDTERTVRLDGKGGKQRLVPIGRPAVEALNAYLVRARPALAARGRGVPAVFLNARGGRLTRQSAWQVLKTSAERAGIQAVVSPHTLRHSFATHLLEGGADVRVVQELLGHASVTTTQVYTLVTVNTLREIYATAHPRALG, encoded by the coding sequence GTGATCAAGGCGTACCTCAACCACCTCACCGTGGAACGGGGCACCGCCAAGAACACCCTGGAGAGTTACGCGCGCGACCTGCGCCGTTACGCCGCGCATCTGGAGGCGGCCGGGGTCACCGACTTCACCCGGGTCAGTCCGGAGCACATCGCCGCGTTCGGTGCCGGTCTGCGCGAAGGCGACGAGGACCACCAGCCGCTGGCCGCGTCTTCGTCGGCACGGGCGCTGGTCGCGGTGCGCGGGTTGCACCGGTTCGCCCACGCCGACGGCCTCACCGAACAGGACCCGGCGCGGGAGGTGCGCCCGCCCGCCGCGGCCCGGCGCCTGCCCAAGGCGCTGCCGGTGGACCAGGTGCTCAAGCTGCTCGACACCCCGCCCGCCGAGGGCGACCGCCCGCTGCGCGACCGCGCGCTGCTGGAACTGCTCTACTCGACCGGCGCGCGGATCTCCGAAGCGGTCGGCCTCGACCTCGACGACATCGACGACACCGAACGCACCGTCCGGCTCGACGGCAAGGGCGGCAAGCAGCGCCTGGTGCCGATCGGCCGCCCGGCGGTCGAAGCGCTCAACGCCTACCTCGTGCGGGCGCGCCCGGCGCTCGCTGCGCGGGGGCGTGGCGTTCCCGCGGTGTTCCTCAACGCCCGCGGTGGACGGCTCACGCGGCAGAGCGCGTGGCAGGTGCTCAAGACCAGTGCCGAGCGCGCGGGCATCCAGGCCGTCGTTTCGCCGCACACCCTGCGTCACTCCTTCGCCACGCACCTGCTCGAAGGTGGCGCGGACGTGCGCGTGGTGCAGGAACTGCTCGGGCACGCGTCGGTCACCACGACGCAGGTCTACACCCTGGTCACGGTCAACACGCTGCGCGAAATCTACGCGACGGCGCACCCACGCGCCCTCGGATGA
- a CDS encoding ParA family protein codes for MSTSEPPERATESAGSAAASLSKMTIAVEGDTLSDDELDSEALVPPLNGKKARDRIGPTGRPYRDIAEPPLLDKHGPATILAMCNQKGGVGKTTSTINLGAALAEYGRRVLLVDFDPQGALSVGLGIQPHELDYTVYNVIMERSVNILDVIRSTNVENVDLLPSNIDLSAAEVQLVAEVGREHTLLRVLRPVMDTYDYVLVDCQPSLGLLTVNALTAADGVLIPLECEFFSLRGVALLIDTIEKVRERLNPKLDITGILATMFDPRTLHSKEVMARVVEAFGETVFDTVINRTVRFPETTVAGEPITKWAPKSSGAMAYRALAREVIAR; via the coding sequence ATGTCGACATCGGAGCCGCCGGAGCGAGCGACGGAGTCCGCAGGTTCTGCCGCCGCGAGCCTCAGCAAGATGACCATCGCGGTCGAAGGGGACACGCTCTCCGACGACGAACTGGACTCGGAGGCTCTCGTTCCACCGCTCAACGGCAAGAAGGCCAGGGATCGGATCGGCCCCACCGGGCGGCCCTACCGCGACATCGCGGAGCCGCCCCTGCTGGACAAGCACGGCCCCGCCACCATCCTGGCCATGTGCAACCAGAAGGGCGGGGTCGGCAAGACGACCTCGACGATCAACCTGGGCGCCGCGCTGGCCGAGTACGGCCGCCGGGTGCTCCTGGTCGACTTCGACCCGCAGGGCGCGCTGTCGGTCGGGCTCGGCATCCAGCCCCACGAGCTGGACTACACCGTCTACAACGTGATCATGGAACGCTCGGTGAACATCCTCGACGTGATCCGCTCCACCAACGTGGAGAACGTCGACCTGCTGCCGAGCAACATCGACCTGTCCGCGGCCGAGGTGCAGCTGGTCGCCGAGGTCGGGCGCGAGCACACGCTGTTGAGGGTGCTGAGACCGGTCATGGACACCTACGACTATGTTCTGGTCGACTGCCAGCCCTCGCTCGGCCTGCTCACGGTGAACGCGCTGACCGCCGCGGACGGTGTCCTGATCCCGCTGGAGTGCGAGTTCTTCAGTCTCCGCGGCGTGGCGCTCCTGATCGACACCATCGAGAAGGTGCGCGAACGCCTCAACCCCAAGCTGGACATCACCGGGATTCTCGCGACCATGTTCGACCCGAGAACCCTGCATTCGAAGGAGGTCATGGCGCGCGTGGTGGAGGCATTCGGCGAGACCGTGTTCGACACGGTCATCAACCGCACGGTGCGGTTCCCGGAGACCACCGTGGCCGGGGAACCGATCACCAAGTGGGCCCCGAAGTCGTCCGGCGCGATGGCCTACCGGGCACTGGCGCGTGAGGTGATCGCCCGGTGA
- a CDS encoding cobyrinic acid a,c-diamide synthase, with protein sequence MSRRAPLPGASELFRLTSGNALEFPAPAEAREPEPEPEQPRRLVRGAGAKSSTPRQKHDAKITVYVSGDELLAMEHARLTLRGSHGLVVDRGRLVREAVAVLLADFDEYGEDSVLVRRLRAGGPDDPAESGAGG encoded by the coding sequence GTGAGCAGGAGAGCTCCCCTGCCCGGCGCGTCCGAACTGTTCCGCCTGACCAGCGGGAACGCCCTCGAATTCCCCGCACCCGCCGAAGCGCGCGAACCGGAGCCGGAGCCGGAACAGCCGCGGCGGCTGGTCCGCGGGGCCGGGGCCAAGTCCAGCACGCCCCGGCAGAAGCACGACGCCAAGATCACCGTGTACGTCTCCGGTGACGAACTGCTCGCGATGGAGCACGCCCGGCTCACCCTGCGCGGCTCGCACGGGCTGGTGGTCGACCGCGGCAGGCTGGTCCGCGAGGCCGTCGCCGTGCTCCTGGCCGACTTCGACGAGTACGGCGAGGACTCGGTGCTGGTGCGCCGGCTGCGCGCCGGTGGGCCGGACGACCCCGCCGAAAGCGGGGCAGGCGGCTGA
- a CDS encoding segregation and condensation protein A produces MTETEPAGKSEPRPESVDEGTAGRFKVRLANFEGPFDLLLQLISQHQMDVTEVALHQVTDDFIAYTRALGAEWDLDETTEFLVIAATLLDLKAARLLPSAEVEDEDDLALLEARDLLFARVLQYRAYKQVAALFAELEAGALRRYPRSVALEDRFLGLLPEVMLGVNPAKFAEIALAVFRPKPPPTVSLDHLHMGKVSVREHAALLRLRLAEAGTATFTDLVADCEHTIEVVARFLALLELYRESTVQFEQLEALEELHVRWTGGSVEQATVEAEQDRARSEDEEYG; encoded by the coding sequence ATGACCGAAACCGAGCCGGCCGGGAAATCCGAGCCCCGGCCGGAATCGGTGGACGAGGGCACGGCCGGCCGGTTCAAGGTCCGGCTGGCCAACTTCGAGGGCCCGTTCGACCTGCTGCTGCAGCTGATCTCCCAGCACCAGATGGACGTCACCGAGGTGGCGCTGCACCAGGTCACCGACGACTTCATCGCCTACACGCGGGCGCTGGGCGCGGAATGGGACCTCGACGAGACCACCGAGTTCCTGGTGATCGCGGCGACCCTGCTCGACCTGAAGGCGGCGCGGCTGCTGCCCTCCGCCGAGGTCGAGGACGAGGACGACCTGGCGCTGCTGGAAGCCCGCGACCTGCTCTTCGCCCGAGTCCTGCAGTACCGGGCGTACAAGCAGGTGGCCGCGTTGTTCGCCGAACTGGAGGCCGGGGCGCTGCGCCGGTACCCGCGTTCGGTGGCGCTGGAGGACCGCTTCCTCGGGTTGCTGCCCGAGGTGATGCTGGGGGTGAACCCGGCGAAGTTCGCCGAGATCGCGCTGGCGGTGTTCCGGCCGAAGCCGCCGCCCACGGTGTCGCTCGACCACCTGCACATGGGCAAGGTGTCGGTGCGCGAGCACGCCGCGCTGCTGCGGCTGCGGCTGGCCGAGGCGGGCACGGCCACCTTCACCGACCTGGTCGCCGACTGCGAGCACACCATCGAGGTGGTGGCGCGGTTCCTGGCGCTGCTGGAGCTCTACCGCGAGTCGACCGTGCAGTTCGAGCAGCTCGAAGCGCTGGAGGAACTGCACGTGCGCTGGACGGGTGGCTCGGTGGAGCAGGCGACGGTGGAAGCCGAGCAGGACCGCGCCCGGAGTGAGGACGAGGAGTACGGGTGA
- the scpB gene encoding SMC-Scp complex subunit ScpB, whose translation MLDVDAPDPEEELVAVRGGSVSPDLSDDAVLEAALESLLLVVDSPVSEEALAGALEQSVQRVTEKLGAMSTALTERSSGIDLRRVGEGWRYFTRDTYAPYVEKLLLDGQRAKLTRAALETLAVIAYRQPVTRARVAAVRGVNVDGVIRTLLARGLVEETGTDAETGGHLYVTTELFLERLGLSSLTDLPPIAPLLPEVDSIDDIG comes from the coding sequence ATGCTGGACGTGGACGCGCCGGACCCGGAGGAGGAACTGGTCGCGGTCCGCGGTGGTTCGGTCTCGCCGGACCTGAGCGACGACGCGGTGCTGGAGGCGGCGCTGGAATCGCTGCTGCTGGTGGTCGACTCGCCGGTGAGCGAGGAGGCACTGGCGGGGGCGCTGGAGCAGTCCGTCCAACGGGTCACCGAGAAGCTCGGCGCGATGTCGACCGCGCTGACCGAGCGCTCCAGCGGTATCGACCTGCGGCGCGTCGGCGAGGGCTGGCGGTACTTCACGCGGGACACCTACGCGCCGTACGTGGAGAAACTGCTGCTGGACGGCCAGCGCGCGAAACTGACCCGTGCCGCTTTGGAGACGCTCGCGGTCATCGCCTATCGTCAGCCGGTCACCCGGGCCAGGGTCGCCGCCGTTCGCGGGGTGAACGTGGACGGGGTGATCCGGACGCTGCTCGCCCGCGGCCTGGTCGAGGAGACCGGCACCGACGCGGAGACCGGCGGCCACCTGTACGTGACGACGGAGCTGTTCCTGGAGCGGCTGGGGCTCTCGTCGTTGACCGATCTCCCGCCCATCGCTCCGTTGCTCCCCGAAGTGGATTCCATCGATGACATCGGCTAA
- a CDS encoding pseudouridine synthase — translation MTSANDEGVRLQKVLAKAGVASRRAAEDLIAQGRVSVNGEIIREFGRRVDPDNSVIRVDGTRVVLDDTMVYLALNKPRGMHTTMTDDQGRPCVGDLVRDRAERLFHVGRLDADTEGLLLLTNDGDLAHRLMHPSFEVRKTYLAEVDGAVPRGLGKRLREGIELEDGPARADEFRVKDMQAGRTLVEIVLHEGRKHIVRRMLAEVGHPVRKLVRTSVGDIHLGNLRSAHLRALTRKEVGSLHTLVGM, via the coding sequence ATGACATCGGCTAACGACGAAGGTGTTCGCCTGCAGAAGGTGCTGGCGAAGGCCGGGGTCGCCTCCCGGCGCGCCGCCGAGGACCTGATCGCCCAGGGGCGGGTCAGCGTGAACGGCGAGATCATCCGGGAGTTCGGGCGCCGGGTCGACCCGGACAACTCGGTGATCCGGGTGGACGGCACCCGTGTGGTGCTCGACGACACGATGGTCTACCTGGCGCTGAACAAGCCGCGCGGCATGCACACCACGATGACCGACGACCAGGGCCGGCCGTGCGTCGGCGACCTGGTGCGCGACCGCGCGGAGCGCCTGTTCCACGTCGGGCGGCTCGACGCGGACACCGAAGGCCTGCTGCTGCTGACCAACGACGGCGACCTGGCGCACCGGCTGATGCACCCGTCGTTCGAGGTGCGCAAGACCTACCTGGCCGAGGTCGACGGAGCGGTGCCGCGCGGGCTGGGCAAGCGGCTGCGCGAGGGAATCGAACTGGAGGACGGCCCGGCGCGGGCGGACGAGTTCCGGGTCAAGGACATGCAGGCCGGGCGGACGCTGGTCGAGATCGTGCTGCACGAGGGGCGCAAGCACATCGTGCGCCGGATGCTCGCCGAAGTCGGCCACCCGGTGCGGAAGCTGGTGCGCACCTCGGTCGGCGACATCCACCTGGGCAACCTGCGCTCGGCCCACCTGCGGGCCCTGACCCGCAAGGAAGTCGGCTCCCTGCACACCCTGGTCGGCATGTAG
- a CDS encoding transposase family protein, protein MLSYPSTIALSSQTLAELTQIIRTHRRAIGSRWRRLPPQRQALLVLAHLRNGDTYQRLAAGFGIGVATVCRYVHETTDLLAHRAPSLTAALWRLAWTFHNYAILDGTVIRTDRIAANKPYYSGKHRHHGINIQALTDPHGTLLWISEGLPGATNDTAAARHHHICEQAAQAGLRLLADGGYDQVAPGVITPYKNRRNRHQPTRELGPAYKAANTALARLRGPGERGFAILKNWRILTRARCSTHRVTTLTKAILTLEHDLN, encoded by the coding sequence GTGTTGTCTTACCCGTCGACGATCGCGTTGTCCAGTCAGACACTGGCTGAGTTGACCCAGATCATCCGCACCCACCGCCGCGCGATCGGGTCACGCTGGCGACGGCTGCCCCCGCAACGCCAGGCCCTGCTCGTGCTGGCCCACCTGCGCAACGGTGACACCTACCAGCGCCTCGCCGCCGGATTCGGGATCGGTGTCGCCACCGTGTGCCGCTACGTGCACGAAACCACCGACCTGCTCGCCCACCGTGCCCCGAGCTTGACCGCGGCGTTGTGGCGGCTGGCCTGGACCTTCCACAACTACGCCATCCTCGATGGCACCGTCATCCGCACCGACCGCATCGCCGCGAACAAGCCCTATTACTCCGGCAAACACCGCCACCACGGCATCAACATCCAAGCCCTCACCGACCCCCACGGCACCCTGCTCTGGATCTCCGAGGGACTACCCGGCGCCACCAACGACACCGCAGCCGCCCGCCACCACCACATCTGCGAGCAGGCCGCACAAGCCGGCCTGCGGTTACTCGCCGACGGCGGCTACGACCAGGTCGCGCCCGGGGTGATCACCCCGTACAAGAACCGCCGCAACCGCCACCAGCCCACACGCGAACTCGGCCCCGCCTACAAAGCCGCCAACACCGCCCTCGCCCGACTACGCGGCCCCGGCGAACGCGGCTTCGCCATCCTCAAAAACTGGCGGATCCTCACCCGCGCCCGCTGCAGCACCCACCGCGTCACCACCCTCACCAAAGCCATCCTCACCCTCGAACATGACCTCAACTAA
- a CDS encoding cation:proton antiporter, giving the protein MDHTALALIELGGVFFVLGALGRLAGKIGMSPIPLYLIGGLCFGQGGLIPLGDIGDFTHLASEIGVVLLLLLLGLEYSAAELFTGLKRSWMAGLLDIVLNAAPGAAVALLLGWGPVGALVMAGVTYISSSGIIAKVLGDLGRLGNRETPVVLSILVFEDLVMALYLPILTAVLGGVSLLGGAKAVGISLLVITVVLLIALKFGRYVSAVVDSPDREVFLLKVLGAALLVAGIASAMQVSAAVGAFLLGIAISGSTAENATHMLEPLRDLFAAVFFVVFGLNTNPASIPPVLGWAVALAVVTTLTKVATGWWAARRQGVGRMGRARAGAALVARGEFSIVIAGLAVSAGAVTGELAALATAYVLLMAILGPTAARVVEPIARSMQRKSSRPGTPVPTSP; this is encoded by the coding sequence GTGGACCACACCGCACTGGCCCTGATCGAGCTCGGCGGCGTGTTCTTCGTCCTCGGCGCGCTCGGCAGGCTGGCCGGCAAGATCGGCATGTCACCCATCCCCCTGTACCTGATCGGCGGGCTCTGCTTCGGGCAGGGCGGGCTGATCCCGCTCGGCGACATCGGCGACTTCACCCACCTGGCCAGTGAGATCGGCGTGGTCCTGCTGCTGTTGCTGCTGGGACTGGAGTACTCGGCGGCGGAGCTGTTCACCGGGCTCAAGCGCTCGTGGATGGCCGGGCTGCTGGACATCGTGCTGAACGCCGCGCCCGGCGCCGCGGTGGCGCTGCTGCTGGGCTGGGGCCCGGTCGGCGCGCTGGTGATGGCGGGCGTCACCTACATCTCCTCCTCCGGGATCATCGCGAAGGTCCTCGGCGACCTCGGGCGCCTCGGTAACCGCGAAACCCCGGTGGTGCTGTCCATCCTGGTGTTCGAGGACCTGGTGATGGCGCTGTACCTGCCGATCCTGACCGCGGTGCTGGGCGGGGTGAGCCTGCTCGGCGGCGCGAAGGCGGTGGGCATCTCGCTGCTGGTGATCACCGTGGTGCTGCTGATCGCGCTGAAGTTCGGCCGGTACGTCTCGGCGGTGGTCGACAGCCCCGACCGCGAGGTCTTCCTGCTCAAGGTGCTCGGCGCCGCGCTGCTGGTGGCCGGGATCGCCTCGGCGATGCAGGTCTCGGCGGCGGTGGGCGCGTTCCTGCTGGGCATCGCGATCTCGGGGTCCACCGCGGAGAACGCGACGCACATGCTCGAGCCGCTGCGGGACCTGTTCGCCGCGGTGTTCTTCGTGGTGTTCGGGCTGAACACGAACCCGGCCTCGATCCCGCCCGTGCTGGGCTGGGCGGTCGCGCTGGCCGTGGTGACCACGCTGACCAAGGTGGCCACCGGCTGGTGGGCCGCCAGACGCCAGGGCGTCGGCCGCATGGGCCGGGCCCGCGCCGGAGCCGCACTGGTGGCGCGCGGCGAGTTCTCCATCGTCATCGCGGGCCTGGCCGTGTCGGCGGGGGCCGTCACCGGCGAACTGGCCGCACTCGCCACCGCCTACGTACTGCTGATGGCCATCCTCGGCCCGACAGCCGCACGCGTGGTGGAACCGATCGCCCGCTCGATGCAACGGAAGTCGTCCCGCCCCGGCACCCCGGTCCCCACGAGCCCGTAA
- a CDS encoding cation:proton antiporter regulatory subunit has protein sequence MNVEVTPLPGIGVRKDFALRSGRRVGVVNHRDGQIELIVSKSDDPDACLAALPLTIDEAAALSNLLGAPQLVAQLKEEQADLPGINTKQLPVATGSPFDGRTLGDTALRSRTGVSVVAVMRAGQVHPSPTPDFTLTGGDLMVTVGTSEGLQAAYKILKNG, from the coding sequence GTGAACGTGGAAGTGACTCCCCTGCCCGGGATCGGCGTGCGCAAGGACTTCGCGCTGCGCAGCGGGCGGCGGGTCGGTGTGGTGAACCACCGGGACGGGCAGATCGAGCTCATCGTGTCCAAGTCCGACGACCCGGACGCCTGCCTGGCCGCGCTGCCGCTGACCATCGACGAGGCCGCCGCGCTGTCGAACCTGCTCGGCGCGCCGCAGCTGGTCGCGCAGCTCAAGGAAGAGCAGGCCGACCTGCCCGGCATCAACACCAAGCAGCTGCCGGTCGCCACCGGATCACCGTTCGACGGCCGCACGCTGGGCGACACCGCCCTGCGCTCGCGCACCGGCGTGTCGGTGGTCGCGGTGATGCGGGCCGGGCAGGTGCACCCCTCCCCCACCCCGGACTTCACCCTGACCGGCGGCGACCTGATGGTCACCGTCGGCACCTCCGAAGGGCTGCAGGCGGCCTACAAGATCCTCAAGAACGGCTGA
- the cmk gene encoding (d)CMP kinase has product MAGVLRGVIALDGPSGTGKTTAARGLATRLGSGYLDTGAMYRVIALAVLRAGADPADPAAVLAVAERTELTVGTDPAGVRVLLDGEDVAVAIRGGDVDHAVSPVSAVPEVRARLVDEQRRIIAEVLAAQGGIVVDGRDIGTVVAPDAPLKVFLTASPEARAARRSAEHGATGVESTVESVRAAVDRRDRLDSTRAASPLRAAEDAVALDTSDLDREQVITALTGLARERGLLDQVGAEALR; this is encoded by the coding sequence GTGGCAGGCGTGCTGCGAGGCGTGATCGCGCTGGACGGTCCGTCCGGGACCGGCAAGACCACGGCCGCGCGCGGACTGGCGACCCGGCTGGGTTCTGGCTACCTGGACACCGGCGCGATGTACCGGGTGATCGCCCTCGCCGTGCTGCGCGCGGGTGCCGATCCGGCCGATCCGGCCGCGGTGCTCGCCGTGGCCGAGCGCACCGAGTTGACCGTCGGCACCGATCCGGCGGGCGTGCGGGTGCTGCTCGACGGCGAGGACGTGGCCGTGGCGATCCGCGGTGGCGACGTGGACCACGCGGTTTCGCCGGTTTCCGCGGTGCCCGAGGTGCGTGCCCGGCTGGTCGACGAGCAGCGGCGGATCATCGCCGAGGTGCTCGCCGCGCAGGGCGGCATCGTGGTCGACGGCCGGGACATCGGCACCGTGGTCGCCCCGGACGCCCCGCTCAAGGTCTTCCTCACCGCTTCGCCGGAGGCCCGTGCCGCCCGGCGCAGCGCCGAGCACGGCGCCACCGGTGTCGAGTCCACTGTGGAGTCCGTGCGCGCGGCGGTGGACCGCCGCGACCGGCTCGACTCCACCCGCGCCGCGTCACCGCTGCGGGCCGCCGAGGACGCCGTCGCCCTGGACACCAGCGACCTCGATCGCGAACAGGTGATCACCGCCCTGACCGGACTGGCGCGGGAGCGCGGCCTGCTGGACCAGGTGGGTGCCGAGGCACTGAGGTGA